The DNA segment CCGGCCTCATCACCTGCGCCGCCCGCGGCCACAGCGCCGCCGGCCGCGCCGGCAGCTCCTGCGCCGCCCGACGGAACCTATGTATACGAGTTGACGGTCGCTGGCCAGCCCTCCACGTCCACGATAAAAGTAAAACGTGATGCGGACGGACTCCACATAAGCGAAGACTCGGAGATCGCTAGCCACGCCGTGAACGCGGCCCTCGTCTTGAACGCGTCGACTCTCGCGCCGGTGTCGTACGCCGCCACCTACGACGCAGGGACGTCGCACCCGCAGGATATCTCCATCACGTTCACCGCGAACGCGGCGCACGTCGCCACGTTCGGGCTCCAGACAACGCTGGCCGCCCAACCGGGCGCGCCGCATCTCGTGCTGCTCGACGGCGCGATGCCGTCCGGCTTTTTCGCACTGCCGGCTGTGGCCGCGGCGGCCCGCGATGCGTCGTTGACGGCCATCAATGCCGGCGCCCTTAGCGCGATCGTCCTCTCGCTCAACCGCAGTCTGTCGCTGCCCCGCCCAGCAAGTGTGCCCGCTGGAGACGTAGCCGTGTCCGTCCTCTCGCCCACCGCTTTTTCAGTATGGTATGACCCGAAGACATTCGTGATGCACGAACTCGACGTGCCGCTGCAAAATGTCGTCGAGAAATTCGTCAAGTACGTCGCGGCGGCGGGGACCCCGTCTGCAGTAGCGCTTGCCCGCCAAGGCGAACATCGCCGCAACGCGCGGTATAGTGCCGCCGTCATGATTGCGAGGTTTTGATGTCTATCGATCAACCTCAGCCGGAGGCTGTAGTTCCGGCCGAGAGCGCAAGCGGCGTGACGACCTACTTCGGCGTGCTGTTCTCCCCCGGTGAGGCATTCGAGACACTAGGACGGGTCCCGATGTGGGGCTGGGCATGCATATTCGGCATGCTCATCTCACTTGTCGCGGCCATCGTGGGGCTGCCGGCCACGGCTCACATCGCCGCGGTCGCCCAACAGACGGCCATTTCACAGGCGCCGGCCGATCAGCAGCAAGCGATGCGCGATGGGATCGGCAAGTTCGCGCCTTTCATGTCGGCCACGATCATCATCAGCGTGGTCTTCGCCAATTGGATAATCTGGCTTATCACCGCTCTCGTCGTGCTGGCCGGCGCGGCGATCGGCCGCGGCGTCGTGAAATTCGGCCACGCCTGGGCCTTGGCGGTCAATCTATTCGCCATCCCTGTGCTGGGCTCGTTAGTCGCCAACGTCATACTGCGGCTGCAGGGTCCTGAGAATATCACGAAGCAGAGCGACGCATATGTGTTGCCGTCGCTTGCGATGCTCGTGCACGGCGATCCGAAAGTCACCGGTTTTCTCTACGCGTTCAACGTCGTCAACTTGTGGTGCTATGCGGTTCTCGCCATCGCCCTGCAGAAGACGATGAAGATGAGCGCGCTGGCGTCCTGGGTGACCACCATCGTCTTCGCGTTGCTTAGCGCGCTGTTGGCGATGAGATTCGCGAAGTGACGACCGGATGATCCTTGCCGGACTCGTTCTCGCTGCTGCCGTCGGCACGTTGCCGTCACCGCAGCCGATGTCGCTCGACCAAGCCGTCGCATTCGCCATGACGCACAATGCGGCGGTGCTCGCGGCGAAAGTTTCATTCGCTGCGGCCGGTGCGACGGTCGCGGCGAACCGGGCGGCCGGCTTGCCGAACATGAACGCTCAGGCTCAATCGGTGTTGAACCGCCAGAGCACGAGCAACGCCGGCCAATTCGCCCAGTTCGGCCTTTCGCCAAGTCCCAACTTCTCGCAGAGCACCACCCAATTGCAGGCCGGTCAGAACATCTTCGATCTCACCACGACTTTGCAGGCGCGTGATGCGCAGCGCGCGTACGACGCGGCGCGCCACAATTTCCGGCTTGCCCAAGAGACCACCAAGCTCGATGTAGAGACTTCATTCTACGGACTCGCGGAATCCGCACAACTCGTCGCGCTCGCCCACTCGGATACCGCGTATCAGCAATCGCTCGTCAGCATCGCGCAAGTGAACTATAGCACCGGTAAGGTCGCCGGCATCGACGTGCTCAAAGCCCGCATCGGGCTCACCTCGAGCCAAGAGAGCGGCGCATCGGCCGAAGCGGATGAAGCGGACGCGAAAGAAAATCTAGCGCAGCTCATCGGGGCGCCGGCGATGCAACAATTCGCGGTGCCCGACACTATCCCGGTGCCCGATCCGCCGGCCGGCGATCTAGCCAGTCTCACGGCCCGAGCACTGCGCGACCGGCCCGATGTGCTCGCCGCCTTCGACAGCTATAGTCAGGCGCTCGTCGAACGTTCGCTCGTCGATGCGCCGGACAGGCCGGTCATCAATCTGAGCGGTGCCTGGGGCAACCAAGTTTCGCCGACGAACAACGTCGCCATCCTCGCGGCGTGCAACAATCCGGGCCGGCCGCTCGGCGAACCGCCGTGCGGCCTGGGGCCGTCGCACTTCTACACCGTTTCGCTGACGTCGACGTGGACACTGCCGTTGCTCGATTGGGGCAGCAAACATGCGGCGCGCTCGAGCGCGTCCGTCGCAGCGGACGAAAAGTTGACGGCATACGATGCCGCAAAACAACAGGCGCTGATCGACGTCGATCAAGCCTTCCGGCGGCTATCGGTCGACCGGCAAAACCTCGCTCTCGCGACGGATAACGATAAGCTCGCAAAACAGAGCGCCGACGTTTCGAAGGTCCAGTACCGCACGGGATTGATCAGTCAGATCGACGTCACCGCAGCCGAACAGACCTATCTTCAGACCGCGAAAGATCTGCTCACCGCACAAGTGGGCTACGTATTGTCGGTCGAGAAGCTCAAACTCGCGATCGGCGCGCTGTGATCGCCGGAACACCGATACGCGGAGCGAACTTCCGCGAAGGAACATATGAAGCAGCCTAGACCCAAATGGATGGTGCCGGCGATCGTCGTCGCGGCGGTGATCGTCGTCATCATCATCGGAGTCGTCTCACGTCATGGCGTGGATGCGATTCCGGTGACGACGATAACCGTCGCGCCCGCGGACATGGTGGTGAAGTTGCCGGAGAACGGCGTCGTGGATCTGCCGCAGACGGCGACGATCGCCGCGCAAAGCAACGGCACGGTCGTGGAAGTCGTGGCGCACGAGGGCCAGCGAGCGCGGGGCGGCGATCTGCTCATGCGATTGGACGACCGGCAAGCTGCGGCCAAGGTCTCCGCCGACCAAGCGCAAGCGGCCTCGGCGCAAGCGACGCTCGACAAAGCGCAGCAAACCGCTCAGATCGCCGGCGATACGAGCATTCAAACGATCGCCGGCGCCGAGCAGACGCTGCTCGCCGCCCAAGCACGTCTACAGGGCGACATCAACAGCAAAAAAGAAGGCCAATTGTCGGGCGCGGTGGCCGGCGCTTCCGCTTTCGGCGTGAGCGGCGAATCGCAGCTGATCCAGCAAGAACAACAGCTCCAGGCCGCGACGTCGAATCTTCAAACCGCGCGCGAAACGTATTCGTCCGATCAAGCGCTCTTCAAGATCGACGCGCTGCCTCGTCAGACTCTCGACCGGGATCAAGTCGCGTTAGAACAGGCACAGTCCGCCGCGGGTGCTGCGCAGCGCCAGTACGACCTTGTGAAGCGACAGCTCACCGACAATGCCGCAGAATTCAACAACACGATCGAGGCCGACCGGCGCGCAGTGGAAAGCGCCGAGGCCGGCGTGCGGCAAGCACGCGTGCAGGCGCGCGACGACAAGACCGTCGACGTGCGCTCCGCGCAGGCCGGGCTCGATTCCGCGAACGCGCAGATGGCCATCGACCAGGCGCAACTCGACGCGACGCACGTACGCGCGCCGTTCGACGGCGTCGTGCAGTCGATCGGCACGGTGCAATCGTCGCTCGGCAGCGGACTCGTGCAGTTGGCCATCGGCGACGCGGTGGTTCCCGGTCAGACGCTCTTCACATTCGCGGGAACGGGACCGATGGTCGTGAAGGCGCAAGTCGACGAGCAGGACATCATCAACGTCGCGCTCGGCCAGCATGCATTCATCACCGGGCAAGACTTCCCCGACCGCACGCTCGTGGGCACCGTGACGAGGATCGCCCCGGTCGTCGTGGCCCAAAGCCAGGCCGGCAACGCGGCGAAGAACGTCGAGACCACGATCGCCCTCGCGCAAGCCTACTCGTTTTTGCGCGACGGCATGTCCTGCGACGTCGATCTCGTCACCGGCAAGGCACAGCACGCGTTGACGGTGCCGCTGAGCGCGGTCGTGGACGACGGCACGAAGCATCACGTCTTCGTAATCAAGGGCGGCGTCGCGCACAAGACGATGGTGACCGAAGGCATCAAGAACGACACCGACGTCGTGATCGTCAGCGGACTGTCAAAGGGTGATGTCGTCGCCACGACCGGCGTCAAGGATCTTAAGGATGGCGCGAAGGTCCAGGGCACTGCCGCGTCACCCACACCTTCGGCCGGAAGTTGATGACCACCCAAGTTCTGATCGGCGTGCTGTGCGAGGTCGCCGGATTTGCGTCCATGGTCCTGCTTGTCGGCTTGACGGTGCAGACGTACGCGCTCCTTCCCGAAAGGATCGCCACGCATTTCGGCTTTCGGGGTCAACCGAACGGTTGGGGGCCGCGTGGAGTCGCGCTCGTGTTCCCCATAATCAGCGTGATCATGTTCGGCACTTTGACGATCCTAAATCCGGTCGTAGGTCTCGGCACCGCGATGATCGGACCAGGGGCTGCGCGTAATCCGATCTTCAGCACGTTGATCGTTGCCGGTATCCTCGTGCTCACTGCAGCCGTCGGCCGGGCGATGATCGCTTACAACCTCGGACAAACTCATGGTTTGGGCTCCCCGCCCTTCTTTGTTGCGCTGACGTTTGCCGCGTTGGCCTTCGCGCTGGCCTTCTATTTCGAGGCACTCGCGCACCCGTGAAGATCCTCGAATTCTTTTTCGCCGCGCTGGACACGCTTTGGGCCAACCGCATGCGCTCGTCGTTGACCATGATCGGCATCGTCATCGGCACCGCCGCCGTGATCTCCATCTTCGCGATCGGACAGAGCGCGTCGTCGTCCATCGGCGGGTTGCTCAACATGACCGGCGATCGCGGCACGATCATCTTCCCGAATAGCGCGACCACCCAAGTCGCGGAACCTTTCTCGTGGTCCGACGTCAAGATCATCCGCGACGCCTGCTCGCGCTGCGACAAGGTCTTTCCGTCGTACAACGCGGTCTTCTTCATCACGATCAATCACAAACCGTCGCCGGTCCGCCTCGTCTCGCGCACCGACTATATCAAGGACTCGTTTACGATGTCCGACGGACGGCGCTTCGACGAAGCCGATGTCGCGGGCGCGCGTCCGGTCTGCCTGCTCACCTACCCAACCGCGAAGAAATTGTTCCCCAATGAGTCGGCGGTCGGACGCGACGTTCGTGTCGCCGATCACCGGTTCACGGTCATCGGCGTTTTCGCCGATATCAGTCTGGGTTTGCTGGGCGCACAGCAGGGCGACGTGGTCTTCATCCCCTACACGACCTACCATCAACTCGCGGGCTCGGAGATCGCCGTGATGCAGGTCTATCCCAAGCCCGGGGTGACATCGGCGCAGGTCACGGACGAAGTGGAGAGTCTTCTGCAACGAACGCACGGCGTCCGCGCGAAGTATTCGGGCATCGATTCGTCGCAACAGGCGTCGGCCTTCTTGAGCATCATCGGCTTCGTCTCGGTCGCAATCTCGGGCATCGGCGGCATCGCGCTCTTGGTGGGCGGCATCGGCGTGATGAACATGATGCTGGTGTCGGTCAACGAACGCACGCGCGAGATCGGGATCCGCAAAGCCATCGGTGCGTCGCGGCGCGACATCTTGCTGCAGTTTCTCACCGAAGCAGCCGCCATCACGCTTCTCGGCGGCATCATCGGCACGATTATCGGCGGTCTCGCGGGCGCCGGCGCCAGTTCGCTTCTGATCACGCAG comes from the Candidatus Eremiobacteraceae bacterium genome and includes:
- a CDS encoding efflux RND transporter periplasmic adaptor subunit, whose product is MKQPRPKWMVPAIVVAAVIVVIIIGVVSRHGVDAIPVTTITVAPADMVVKLPENGVVDLPQTATIAAQSNGTVVEVVAHEGQRARGGDLLMRLDDRQAAAKVSADQAQAASAQATLDKAQQTAQIAGDTSIQTIAGAEQTLLAAQARLQGDINSKKEGQLSGAVAGASAFGVSGESQLIQQEQQLQAATSNLQTARETYSSDQALFKIDALPRQTLDRDQVALEQAQSAAGAAQRQYDLVKRQLTDNAAEFNNTIEADRRAVESAEAGVRQARVQARDDKTVDVRSAQAGLDSANAQMAIDQAQLDATHVRAPFDGVVQSIGTVQSSLGSGLVQLAIGDAVVPGQTLFTFAGTGPMVVKAQVDEQDIINVALGQHAFITGQDFPDRTLVGTVTRIAPVVVAQSQAGNAAKNVETTIALAQAYSFLRDGMSCDVDLVTGKAQHALTVPLSAVVDDGTKHHVFVIKGGVAHKTMVTEGIKNDTDVVIVSGLSKGDVVATTGVKDLKDGAKVQGTAASPTPSAGS
- a CDS encoding ABC transporter permease, with amino-acid sequence MKILEFFFAALDTLWANRMRSSLTMIGIVIGTAAVISIFAIGQSASSSIGGLLNMTGDRGTIIFPNSATTQVAEPFSWSDVKIIRDACSRCDKVFPSYNAVFFITINHKPSPVRLVSRTDYIKDSFTMSDGRRFDEADVAGARPVCLLTYPTAKKLFPNESAVGRDVRVADHRFTVIGVFADISLGLLGAQQGDVVFIPYTTYHQLAGSEIAVMQVYPKPGVTSAQVTDEVESLLQRTHGVRAKYSGIDSSQQASAFLSIIGFVSVAISGIGGIALLVGGIGVMNMMLVSVNERTREIGIRKAIGASRRDILLQFLTEAAAITLLGGIIGTIIGGLAGAGASSLLITQLSGSAGHIAWVPIIAVSLGFSILVGVFFGTYPAVRASRLSPIDCLRHE
- a CDS encoding DUF1648 domain-containing protein, with amino-acid sequence MTTQVLIGVLCEVAGFASMVLLVGLTVQTYALLPERIATHFGFRGQPNGWGPRGVALVFPIISVIMFGTLTILNPVVGLGTAMIGPGAARNPIFSTLIVAGILVLTAAVGRAMIAYNLGQTHGLGSPPFFVALTFAALAFALAFYFEALAHP
- a CDS encoding TolC family protein; this encodes MILAGLVLAAAVGTLPSPQPMSLDQAVAFAMTHNAAVLAAKVSFAAAGATVAANRAAGLPNMNAQAQSVLNRQSTSNAGQFAQFGLSPSPNFSQSTTQLQAGQNIFDLTTTLQARDAQRAYDAARHNFRLAQETTKLDVETSFYGLAESAQLVALAHSDTAYQQSLVSIAQVNYSTGKVAGIDVLKARIGLTSSQESGASAEADEADAKENLAQLIGAPAMQQFAVPDTIPVPDPPAGDLASLTARALRDRPDVLAAFDSYSQALVERSLVDAPDRPVINLSGAWGNQVSPTNNVAILAACNNPGRPLGEPPCGLGPSHFYTVSLTSTWTLPLLDWGSKHAARSSASVAADEKLTAYDAAKQQALIDVDQAFRRLSVDRQNLALATDNDKLAKQSADVSKVQYRTGLISQIDVTAAEQTYLQTAKDLLTAQVGYVLSVEKLKLAIGAL
- a CDS encoding YIP1 family protein encodes the protein MSIDQPQPEAVVPAESASGVTTYFGVLFSPGEAFETLGRVPMWGWACIFGMLISLVAAIVGLPATAHIAAVAQQTAISQAPADQQQAMRDGIGKFAPFMSATIIISVVFANWIIWLITALVVLAGAAIGRGVVKFGHAWALAVNLFAIPVLGSLVANVILRLQGPENITKQSDAYVLPSLAMLVHGDPKVTGFLYAFNVVNLWCYAVLAIALQKTMKMSALASWVTTIVFALLSALLAMRFAK